The Poecilia reticulata strain Guanapo linkage group LG13, Guppy_female_1.0+MT, whole genome shotgun sequence genome has a segment encoding these proteins:
- the LOC103474255 gene encoding extracellular calcium-sensing receptor-like — translation MLFAIEEINNRTDLLPGVSLGYSIYDTCGSIPRSIKVALALNNRNESVSSNSDTPCTKPVQVQAIVGETSSSPSTAISTLIGPFHIPLISHFATCACLSDKTKYPSFLRTVPSDYYQSRALAHLVKHFSWTWVGAVRSDDDYGNNGIAAFTETAEQLGICLEYSVSFFRTDSVEKMQKVINTIKTSTSKVIIAFVAHLDMDVLIHELSNHNMTGYQWVGSEGWISDSQFAAADKNHILDGAIGVSVPKAHVSGLREFMFDVRPLRSLNNDLYKEFWETLFSCKFKQEKSDENYRECTGHEDLTGVENSFTDMSLMPIFNNVYKGVYAVAHALHEILGCDKTCNNNVQLDPFTILQHIQKIHFETKEGEEVYFNENGDPAAKYEVINWQPRENNTLDFVIVGVYDASLPFDEQLKLLNRSILWSQGSNQIPVSVCSEKCPPGTRKVLQKGKPVCCHDCIRCAEGEISNVTDAFTCLRCPSECWSNERRDACIKKEAVFLSYDEIMGILLTTAALFGTCVTAIVTIIFYRNRKTPLVRANNSELSFLLLFSLTLCFLCSLTFIGQPSKWSCMLRHTAFGITFVLCLSCVLGKTMVVLMAFKATLPGRNVMKWFGPTQQRLSVLAFTFVQVIICILWLSISPPFPSKNFKEXKEKIILECALGSAVGFWSVLGYIGLLAVLCFVFAFLARKLPDNFNEAKFITFSMLIFCAVWITFIPAYVSSPGNFSVAVEIFAILASTFGLLICIFIPKCYIMLLKPEKNTKKNMMGKGPPKTF, via the exons ATGCTCTTTGCCATTGAGGAGATAAATAACAGGACGGACCTACTGCCGGGTGTTTCTCTTGGATACAGCATATATGACACTTGTGGTTCCATTCCCAGAAGCATCAAAGTTGCGCTTGCCTTGAACAATCGCAACGAAAGCGTGTCTTCAAACTCTGACACTCCGTGTACCAAACCTGTTCAAGTTCAGGCTATAGTGGGGGAAACTTCTTCCTCTCCCAGCACTGCAATATCGACTCTCATTGGACCGTTTCACATACCACTG atcagccACTTTGCCACATGTGCCTGTCTCAGTGATAAAACCAAATATCCTTCCTTTCTAAGAACCGTACCCAGTGACTACTACCAGAGCAGAGCTCTGGCTCATCTGGTCAAACATTTCTCCTGGACTTGGGTCGGAGCCGTCCGAAGCGATGATGATTATGGCAATAACGGCATCGCTGCATTCACAGAAACTGCAGAGCAGCTGGGCATCTGCCTGGAgtattcagtttctttcttcaGAACGGATTCAgtagaaaaaatgcaaaaggtgATCAACACTATAAAGACGTCGACCTCAAAGGTGATTATAGCCTTCGTCGCACACTTGGACATGGACGTGCTGATACACGAGTTGTCAAACCACAACATGACCGGGTACCAGTGGGTGGGAAGTGAAGGGTGGATCTCTGATTCTCAGTTTGCAGCAGCAGATAAAAATCACATCCTGGACGGAGCGATCGGCGTTTCCGTCCCTAAAGCTCACGTGAGCGGTCTCAGAGAGTTCATGTTTGACGTGAGGCCACTCAGGTCTTTAAATAACGACTTGTACAAAGAGTTCTGGGAGACGTTGTTTAGCTGCAAGTTCAAGCAGGAGAAATCGGATGAAAATTACAGAGAATGTACCGGACATGAGGATCTGACTGGAGTGGAGAACAGCTTCACTGACATGTCCCTCATGCCCATTTTTAACAATGTCTATAAGGGAGTGTATGCAGTGGCTCACGCTCTGCATGAAATTCTCGGATGTGATAAAACCTGCAACAACAACGTGCAGCTTGACCCATTCACG ATTCTGCAGCACATTCAAAAGATTCACTTTGAGACAAAGGAGGGAGAAGAGGTTTACTTTAACGAGAATGGAGATCCAGCTGCAAAGTATGAAGTTATAAACTGGCAACCGAGAGAAAACAACACGTTGGACTTTGTCATAGTTGGTGTTTATGATGCGTCGTTACCATTTGATGAACAGCTAAAACTGCTAAACAGGTCAATACTGTGGTCACAGGGCTCAAATCAG ATCCCTGTGTCGGTGTGCAGTGAGAAATGTCCCCCAGGAACCCGCAAGGTTCTCCAGAAAGGAAAACCCGTCTGCTGCCAYGACTGCATAAGATGTGCAGAAGGAGAAATTAGCAACGTTACAG ATGCCTTCACCTGTCTGAGATGCCCCTCTGAATGCTGGTCAAACGAGAGAAGAGATGCTTGCATCAAGAAGGAAgctgtatttttatcatacgATGAAATTATGGGTATACTCCTCACCACCGCGGCTTTATTTGGGACATGTGTAACAGCTATTGTGACAATCATTTtctacagaaacagaaaaactcctCTTGTCAGAGCCAACAACTCTGAgctgagcttcctgctgctcttctctctgactctgtgtttcctctgctctctgacGTTTATCGGCCAGCCCTCCAAGTGGTCCTGCATGCTGCGGCACACGGCCTTCGGCATCACCTTCGTGCTCTGCCTCTCTTGTGTTCTGGGGAAAACCATGGTGGTTTTAATGGCGTTCAAAGCTACACTTCCAGGGAGAAACGTGATGAAATGGTTTGGGCCTACACAGCAGAGGCTGAGCGTTCTGGCATTTACTTTYGTACAAGTGATCATCTGCATCCTCTGGTTAAGCATCTCTCCTCCGTTTCCATCTAAGAATTTTAAGGAATTKAAAGAAAAAATCATCCTGGAGTGCGCCCTGGGCTCTGCTGTGGGTTTCTGGTCCGTCCTYGGTTACATAGGACTTCTTGCcgtcttgtgttttgtttttgcttttttagctCGGAAGTTGCCTGATAATTTCAACGAAGCCAAATTCATAACCTTCAGTATGTTGATATTCTGCGCRGTGTGGATCACTTTCATCCCAGCGTACGTCAGCTCTCCTGGAAATTTCAGTGTCGCTGTAGAAATCTTTGCTATACTCGCCTCCACTTTTGGGCtgttaatttgtatttttatcccAAAATGCTATATCATGTTACTGAAaccagagaaaaatacaaaaaagaatatGATGGGGAAAGGGCCACCAAAGACGTTCTGA
- the LOC103474256 gene encoding extracellular calcium-sensing receptor-like isoform X1, translating into MTTSTQRWPEQSFALLQLFLWVSFSLAQEPPCRQIGDPEIPQLSRDGDIILGGIFYFHSSWKSTENNYTQKPPPLECIREFQFAQAMLFAIEEVNNSTDLLPGISLGYKIYDTCGAITRSIKVALALNDGDESVSLASGGRCSGPVQVQAVMGETSSSPSTALATVIGAFHIPQISHFATCACLSDKTKYPSFLRTVPSDYYQSRALAHLVKHFGWTWVGAVRTNDDYGNNGMATFTETAEQLGICLEYSVSFFRTDPLEKIQKVIKTVKESTAKAIVAFLSHRDMEVLIHELSNHNLTGYQWVGSESWIFDSQIAAMDKKHILDGAIGLSIPKAQVSGLREFILDVRPLMSSNNELFTKFWEALFQCKFKKKQLTEFQKECTGNEDLTGVENSFTDMSLMPILNNVYKGVYAVAHALHNVLSCNKTCNNNVQLDPYMILQHIQKIRFRTKEGDEVYFNENGDPAAKYEIINWQPRENDTVSFVTVGVYDASFPAGAQLNFQNTSITWTQSSPQVPMSVCSEKCRPGTRKVLQKGKPVCCYDCIRCAEGEISNSTDAVSCVRCPHESWSNARRDACVKKEAEFLSFEEIMGILLTSAALLGTSLTAAVAFIFYRHRKTALVRANNSELSFLLLFSLTLCFLCSLTFIGQPSDWSCMLRHTAFGITFVLCISCVLGKTMVVLMAFKAKLPGRNVMKWFGPTQQRLSVLGFTLVQVIICILCLTISPPFLSKNFKEFKDKIILECSLGSAVGFWAVLGYIGLLALLCFTFAFLARKLPDNFNEAKFITFSMLIFCVVWIAFIPAYVSSPGKFSVAVEIFAILASSFGLLICIFIPKCYVMLLKPEKNTKKNMMGNRVPKEF; encoded by the exons ATGACGACGTCCACCCAAAGGTGGCCAGAGCAGAGTTTTGCTCTTCTGCAGCTCTTTCTGTGGGTGTCTTTCTCTCTAGCACAGGAGCCGCCGTGCAGGCAGATAGGAGACCCTGAAATCCCCCAGCTGTCCAGAGACGGGGACATTATTCTGGGGGGCATATTCTATTTTCACAGCAGCTGGAAGAGcacagaaaataattacacacaaaaaccACCACCACTGGAATGTATCAG AGAGTTCCAGTTTGCTCAGGCCATGCTTTTTGCCATCGAGGAAGTGAACAACAGCACAGACTTACTTCCTGGGATTTCTCTGGGCTACAAAATCTACGACACTTGTGGCGCCATTACCAGAAGCATAAAGGTTGCTCTCGCGCTGAACGACGGCGATGAAAGTGTGTCTTTGGCCTCTGGGGGTCGATGCTCCGGACCCGTGCAGGTCCAGGCCGTGATGGGGGAAACCTCATCCTCTCCCAGCACCGCACTGGCCACCGTCATTGGAGCTTTCCACATACCTCAG ATCAGCCACTTTGCCACATGTGCCTGTCTCAGTGATAAAACCAAGTATCCATCCTTTCTCCGAACCGTACCCAGTGACTACTACCAGAGCAGAGCTCTGGCTCATCTGGTCAAACATTTCGGCTGGACTTGGGTCGGAGCCGTCAGAACCAACGACGACTACGGCAACAACGGCATGGCGACGTTCACAGAAACTGCAGAGCAGCTGGGCATCTGTCTGGAgtattcagtttctttcttcaGAACGGATCCCttagagaaaatacaaaaggtCATCAAAACGGTGAAGGAGTCAACTGCAAAAGCAATCGTCGCTTTTCTGTCGCACAGGGATATGGAAGTACTCATACATGAGTTGTCCAACCACAACCTGACAGGGTATCAGTGGGTCGGCAGTGAGTCCTGGATCTTTGATTCGCAAATTGCAGCGATGgataaaaaacacattctggACGGAGCGATCGGTCTTTCCATCCCCAAAGCGCAAGTCAGTGGTCTTAGAGAGTTCATACTGGACGTGAGACCGCTCATGTCATCAAATAATGAGCTGTTCACGAAGTTCTGGGAGGCATTATTTCAATGTAAGTTCAAGAAGAAACAGCTGACAGAATTTCAGAAAGAGTGTACAGGAAATGAGGATCTGACGGGAGTGGAGAACAGCTTCACTGACATGTCCCTCATGCCAATTCTTAACAACGTCTATAAAGGAGTGTATGCAGTGGCTCACGCTCTGCACAATGTCCTGAGCTGTAACAAAACTTGCAACAACAATGTGCAGCTTGATCCATACATG ATTCTGCAGCACATCCAAAAGATTCGCTTCAGGACAAAAGAAGGGGACGAGGTTTACTTTAACGAGAACGGAGATCCAGCTGCAAAGTACGAAATTATAAACTGGCAGCCGAGAGAAAATGACACTGTGAGTTTTGTGACGGTTGGTGTTTATGATGCGTCATTTCCTGCAGGCGCACAGCTAAACTTTCAAAATACGTCCATAACCTGGACACAGAGCTCACCACAG gtGCCGATGTCAGTCTGCAGTGAAAAATGTCGCCCAGGAACTCGTAAGGTCCTCCAGAAAGGAAAGCCTGTCTGCTGCTACGACTGCATAAGATGTGCTGAAGGAGAAATCAGCAACAGTACAG ATGCTGTTTCCTGTGTGAGATGTCCCCATGAGTCCTGGTCGAATGCGAGGAGAGATGCGTGTGTGAAAAAGGAGGCCGAGTTTCTGTCATTTGAAGAAATTATGGGAATCTTGCTGACTTCTGCAGCTTTACTTGGAACGTCCCTAACTGCAGCTGTAGCGTTTATTTTCTACAGACACAGGAAAACTGCTCTTGTAAGAGCAAACAACTCTGAgctgagcttcctgctgctcttctccctgactctgtgtttcctctgctctctgacATTTATTGGTCAGCCGTCTGACTGGTCCTGCATGCTGCGGCACACAGCCTTCGGCATCACCTTCGTCCTCTGCATCTCTTGTGTCCTGGGCAAAACGATGGTGGTTTTAATGGCGTTCAAAGCCAAACTTCCAGGCAGAAATGTGATGAAGTGGTTTGGGCCTACGCAGCAGAGACTGAGCGTTCTGGGTTTCACTCTTGTTCAAGTGATCATCTGTATACTCTGCTTGACCATCTCTCCTCCTTTTCTATCCAAGAATTTCAAagaatttaaagacaaaatcatTTTGGAGTGTTCTCTGGGGTCAGCAGTGGGATTCTGGGCTGTGCTCGGCTACATCGGACTTCTTGCCTTGTTGTGtttcacttttgcttttctggCTCGTAAACTGCCTGATAATTTCAACGAAGCCAAATTCATCACGTTCAGCATGTTGATATTCTGCGTGGTGTGGATCGCTTTCATCCCAGCGTATGTCAGCTCTCCTGGAAAATTTAGTGTTGCTGTGGAAATCTTTGCTATCCTGGCCTCCAGTTTTGGATTGCTGATTTGTATCTTCATTCCAAAATGCTACGTCATGTTgctaaaaccagagaaaaacacaaaaaagaacatGATGGGGAACCGGGTTCCAAAAGAATTCTGA
- the LOC103474256 gene encoding extracellular calcium-sensing receptor-like isoform X2, whose product MTTSTQRWPEQSFALLQLFLWVSFSLAQEPPCRQIGDPEIPQLSRDGDIILGGIFYFHSSWKSTENNYTQKPPPLECIREFQFAQAMLFAIEEVNNSTDLLPGISLGYKIYDTCGAITRSIKVALALNDGDESVSLASGGRCSGPVQVQAVMGETSSSPSTALATVIGAFHIPQISHFATCACLSDKTKYPSFLRTVPSDYYQSRALAHLVKHFGWTWVGAVRTNDDYGNNGMATFTETAEQLGICLEYSVSFFRTDPLEKIQKVIKTVKESTAKAIVAFLSHRDMEVLIHELSNHNLTGYQWVGSESWIFDSQIAAMDKKHILDGAIGLSIPKAQVSGLREFILDVRPLMSSNNELFTKFWEALFQCKFKKKQLTEFQKECTGNEDLTGVENSFTDMSLMPILNNVYKGVYAVAHALHNVLSCNKTCNNNVQLDPYMILQHIQKIRFRTKEGDEVYFNENGDPAAKYEIINWQPRENDTSSPQVPMSVCSEKCRPGTRKVLQKGKPVCCYDCIRCAEGEISNSTDAVSCVRCPHESWSNARRDACVKKEAEFLSFEEIMGILLTSAALLGTSLTAAVAFIFYRHRKTALVRANNSELSFLLLFSLTLCFLCSLTFIGQPSDWSCMLRHTAFGITFVLCISCVLGKTMVVLMAFKAKLPGRNVMKWFGPTQQRLSVLGFTLVQVIICILCLTISPPFLSKNFKEFKDKIILECSLGSAVGFWAVLGYIGLLALLCFTFAFLARKLPDNFNEAKFITFSMLIFCVVWIAFIPAYVSSPGKFSVAVEIFAILASSFGLLICIFIPKCYVMLLKPEKNTKKNMMGNRVPKEF is encoded by the exons ATGACGACGTCCACCCAAAGGTGGCCAGAGCAGAGTTTTGCTCTTCTGCAGCTCTTTCTGTGGGTGTCTTTCTCTCTAGCACAGGAGCCGCCGTGCAGGCAGATAGGAGACCCTGAAATCCCCCAGCTGTCCAGAGACGGGGACATTATTCTGGGGGGCATATTCTATTTTCACAGCAGCTGGAAGAGcacagaaaataattacacacaaaaaccACCACCACTGGAATGTATCAG AGAGTTCCAGTTTGCTCAGGCCATGCTTTTTGCCATCGAGGAAGTGAACAACAGCACAGACTTACTTCCTGGGATTTCTCTGGGCTACAAAATCTACGACACTTGTGGCGCCATTACCAGAAGCATAAAGGTTGCTCTCGCGCTGAACGACGGCGATGAAAGTGTGTCTTTGGCCTCTGGGGGTCGATGCTCCGGACCCGTGCAGGTCCAGGCCGTGATGGGGGAAACCTCATCCTCTCCCAGCACCGCACTGGCCACCGTCATTGGAGCTTTCCACATACCTCAG ATCAGCCACTTTGCCACATGTGCCTGTCTCAGTGATAAAACCAAGTATCCATCCTTTCTCCGAACCGTACCCAGTGACTACTACCAGAGCAGAGCTCTGGCTCATCTGGTCAAACATTTCGGCTGGACTTGGGTCGGAGCCGTCAGAACCAACGACGACTACGGCAACAACGGCATGGCGACGTTCACAGAAACTGCAGAGCAGCTGGGCATCTGTCTGGAgtattcagtttctttcttcaGAACGGATCCCttagagaaaatacaaaaggtCATCAAAACGGTGAAGGAGTCAACTGCAAAAGCAATCGTCGCTTTTCTGTCGCACAGGGATATGGAAGTACTCATACATGAGTTGTCCAACCACAACCTGACAGGGTATCAGTGGGTCGGCAGTGAGTCCTGGATCTTTGATTCGCAAATTGCAGCGATGgataaaaaacacattctggACGGAGCGATCGGTCTTTCCATCCCCAAAGCGCAAGTCAGTGGTCTTAGAGAGTTCATACTGGACGTGAGACCGCTCATGTCATCAAATAATGAGCTGTTCACGAAGTTCTGGGAGGCATTATTTCAATGTAAGTTCAAGAAGAAACAGCTGACAGAATTTCAGAAAGAGTGTACAGGAAATGAGGATCTGACGGGAGTGGAGAACAGCTTCACTGACATGTCCCTCATGCCAATTCTTAACAACGTCTATAAAGGAGTGTATGCAGTGGCTCACGCTCTGCACAATGTCCTGAGCTGTAACAAAACTTGCAACAACAATGTGCAGCTTGATCCATACATG ATTCTGCAGCACATCCAAAAGATTCGCTTCAGGACAAAAGAAGGGGACGAGGTTTACTTTAACGAGAACGGAGATCCAGCTGCAAAGTACGAAATTATAAACTGGCAGCCGAGAGAAAATGACACT AGCTCACCACAG gtGCCGATGTCAGTCTGCAGTGAAAAATGTCGCCCAGGAACTCGTAAGGTCCTCCAGAAAGGAAAGCCTGTCTGCTGCTACGACTGCATAAGATGTGCTGAAGGAGAAATCAGCAACAGTACAG ATGCTGTTTCCTGTGTGAGATGTCCCCATGAGTCCTGGTCGAATGCGAGGAGAGATGCGTGTGTGAAAAAGGAGGCCGAGTTTCTGTCATTTGAAGAAATTATGGGAATCTTGCTGACTTCTGCAGCTTTACTTGGAACGTCCCTAACTGCAGCTGTAGCGTTTATTTTCTACAGACACAGGAAAACTGCTCTTGTAAGAGCAAACAACTCTGAgctgagcttcctgctgctcttctccctgactctgtgtttcctctgctctctgacATTTATTGGTCAGCCGTCTGACTGGTCCTGCATGCTGCGGCACACAGCCTTCGGCATCACCTTCGTCCTCTGCATCTCTTGTGTCCTGGGCAAAACGATGGTGGTTTTAATGGCGTTCAAAGCCAAACTTCCAGGCAGAAATGTGATGAAGTGGTTTGGGCCTACGCAGCAGAGACTGAGCGTTCTGGGTTTCACTCTTGTTCAAGTGATCATCTGTATACTCTGCTTGACCATCTCTCCTCCTTTTCTATCCAAGAATTTCAAagaatttaaagacaaaatcatTTTGGAGTGTTCTCTGGGGTCAGCAGTGGGATTCTGGGCTGTGCTCGGCTACATCGGACTTCTTGCCTTGTTGTGtttcacttttgcttttctggCTCGTAAACTGCCTGATAATTTCAACGAAGCCAAATTCATCACGTTCAGCATGTTGATATTCTGCGTGGTGTGGATCGCTTTCATCCCAGCGTATGTCAGCTCTCCTGGAAAATTTAGTGTTGCTGTGGAAATCTTTGCTATCCTGGCCTCCAGTTTTGGATTGCTGATTTGTATCTTCATTCCAAAATGCTACGTCATGTTgctaaaaccagagaaaaacacaaaaaagaacatGATGGGGAACCGGGTTCCAAAAGAATTCTGA
- the LOC103474258 gene encoding extracellular calcium-sensing receptor-like, which produces MLGGLFSFHTNWRERENTYMEKPQPLQCTSLNFREFQLAQAMLFAIEEINNSSDLLPGVSLGYKIYDTCGSIARSVRAALSLVNSNEMVASPAEECTRPAQVQAIMGETSSSPSTAIATVMGPFHIPLISHFATCACLSDKIKYPSFLRTIPSDYYQSRALAHLVKHFGWTWVGAVRSNEDYGNNGMATFIETAQHLGICVEYSVSFFRTDPSDKIQKIIDIIKSSTSKVIVTFLSHMDLDVLLHELSGHNLTGYQWVGTEAWIFDSQTAEGDINHILDGAIGLSIPQAYVTGLREFMLDVRPLNSSNADLFTEFWEALFSCKFRLSKSTEILRECTGEEDINGVENSFTDMSLMPIFNNVYKGVYAVAHALHDILGCNKTCDENKQLDPFMILQRIQRSNFTTKERDRVFFNENGDPAAKYEIINWQPGENGIVNFVTVGLYDATLPVNKQMNLQNKSIIWTQNSLEVPVSVCSETCPPGTRKVLQKGKPVCCYDCISCADGEISNSTDAVTCVRCPPESWSNDRRDVCIKKEAEFLSYDEIMGILLTAASLFGTCITSFVAFIFYRHRKTPLVRANNSELSFLLLFSLTLCFLCSLTFIGRPSDWSCMLRHTAFGITFVLCISCVLGKTIVVLMAFKATLPGRNVMKWFGPTQQRLSVMSFTLVQVIICIVWLTISPPFPSKNFKEYKDKIILECALGSAVGFWAVLGYIGLLAMLCFICAFLARKLPDNFNEAKFITFSMLIFCAVWITFIPAYVSSPGKFSVAVEIFAILASTFGLLICIFIPKCYVMLLKPDRNTKKHIMGKGAAK; this is translated from the exons ATGTTGGGAGGACTCTTCTCTTTTCACACCAactggagagaaagagagaacaCCTACATGGAAAAGCCCCAGCCGCTGCAATGCACTAG CTTGAATTTCAGAGAGTTCCAGTTAGCCCAGGCTATGCTTTTTGCCATTGAGGAGATCAACAACAGCTCAGACTTGCTGCCAGGCGTCTCTCTGGGCTATAAAATATACGACACCTGTGGATCCATTGCCAGAAGTGTGAGAGCTGCACTGTCCTTGGTTAACAGTAATGAAATGGTGGCTTCGCCTGCAGAGGAATGCACAAGACCTGCACAGGTGCAGGCCATAATGGGGGAAACGTCTTCGTCTCCCTCCACGGCGATAGCCACCGTCATGGGTCCATTTCACATCCCACTG ATCAGCCACTTTGCCACATGTGCATGTCTCAGCGATAAAATCAAGTATCCCTCATTTCTCAGAACGATACCCAGCGACTACTACCAGAGCAGAGCGCTGGCGCACCTGGTGAAGCATTTTGGTTGGACTTGGGTTGGAGCCGTGAGGTCAAATGAAGATTACGGAAACAATGGGATGGCCACGTTCATTGAAACCGCACAGCATCTGGGCATATGTGTGGAATATTCCGTCTCTTTCTTTAGAACGGATCCAtctgacaaaatacaaaaaataatagacATTATCAAATCTTCGACTTCAAAAGTGATAGTCACTTTCCTCTCCCACATGGATTTGGATGTACTGTTACACGAATTGTCGGGCCACAACTTGACCGGCTACCAGTGGGTGGGGACCGAGGCCTGGATATTTGATTCTCAAACCGCCGAAGGCGACATTAACCACATTTTAGATGGAGCGATAGGCCTTTCCATTCCCCAAGCATACGTCACGGGACTGAGAGAATTCATGCTCGACGTGAGGCCTCTGAATTCGTCAAACGCAGACTTGTTCACCGAGTTCTGGGAAGCGTTGTTCAGCTGCAAGTTCAGACTATCGAAATCAACAGAGATCCTGAGAGAATGCACTGGAGAGGAAGACATAAACGGAGTGGAGAACAGCTTCACCGACATGTCACTCATGCCTATATTTAACAATGTGTATAAGGGAGTGTATGCAGTGGCTCACGCTCTGCACGACATCTTGGGCTGTAACAAAACGTGCGACGAAAATAAGCAGCTAGATCCGTTCATG ATTTTACAGCGCATACAAAGGAGTAATTTCACTACAAAGGAAAGGGATCGGGTCTTCTTTAACGAGAACGGAGACCCTGCTGCAAAGTACGAAATTATAAACTGGCAGCCGGGAGAAAATGGGATTGTGAACTTTGTCACGGTTGGTCTTTATGACGCAACGTTGCCGGTCAACAAGCAAATGAATCTGCAAAATAAGTCCATCATTTGGACACAAAATTCACttgag gtccCCGTGTCGGTTTGCAGTGAGACGTGTCCCCCAGGAACACGCAAGGTCCTCCAGAAAGGAAAGCCTGTGTGCTGCTACGACTGTATAAGTTGTGCAGATGGAGAAATTAGCAACAGCACAG ATGCTGTCACCTGTGTGAGATGCCCCCCTGAATCCTGGTCAAACGACAGAAGAGATGTCTGTATAAAGAAAGAAGCTGAATTTCTGTCTTATGATGAAATTATGGGAATATTACTCACAGCCGCCTCCTTATTCGGAACATGCATAACTTCTTTTGTAGCGTTTATTTTCTACAGACACAGGAAAACTCCTCTTGTCAGAGCAAACAACTCTGAgctgagcttcctgctgctcttctccctgactctgtgtttcctctgctctctgacCTTTATCGGTCGGCCGTCTGACTGGTCCTGCATGCTGCGGCACACAGCGTTCGGCATCACCTTCGTCCTCTGCATCTCCTGTGTCCTGGGGAAAACCATAGTGGTTTTAATGGCGTTCAAAGCCACACTGCCAGGCAGAAATGTGATGAAGTGGTTTGGGCCTACTCAGCAGAGACTCAGTGTTATGAGTTTCACTCTGGTGCAAGTTATCATCTGTATCGTCTGGTTGAccatttctcctccttttccGTCCAAGAACTTTAAAGAGTACAAGGATAAAATCATCTTGGAGTGTGCTCTGGGGTCAGCTGTGGGATTCTGGGCTGTGCTTGGGTACATTGGACTTCTCGCCATGTTGTGTTTCATTTGTGCTTTTCTTGCTCGTAAACTGCCTGATAATTTCAACGAAGCCAAATTCATCACCTTCAGCATGTTGATATTCTGTGCTGTCTGGATCACTTTCATCCCAGCGTATGTCAGCTCTCCTGGGAAGTTCAGTGTCGCTGTAGAAATATTTGCTATCCTCGCTTCCACCTTCGGACTgctgatttgtatttttattccaaaatgCTATGTGATGCTACtgaaaccagacagaaatactaaaaaacacattatgGGGAAGGGAGCAGCAAAATGA